The Syngnathus typhle isolate RoL2023-S1 ecotype Sweden linkage group LG3, RoL_Styp_1.0, whole genome shotgun sequence genome window below encodes:
- the ttyh3b gene encoding protein tweety homolog 3 isoform X2: MAAVVNYSPPWWVNLLHRLPHFNLDFQLVSSDFRPQDPEYQKSVLLLGSVALLCLGLDLLFLLFYSFWLCCRRRKSNESSSSSSTHHANSQRPSADCCCTAWCVIIATLVCSAGIAVGFYGNGESSDGASRLAYSLRHANRTVSGIEKLVWDNAAALNQTVEENLAQLETVYQEQTDYVSIVQKLQGQLDELLKLLVDVPFWSNTAVSLENLARQTEAFDFYRWLGYLGLLLFDVLICLLVLFGLIRNSRGTLIGVCLLGVLTLVISWASLGLELAVAASASDFCDSPDAYIARATQENAVIQQDILQYYLKCSPGQVNPFQQRLSGSHKALVEMQDDVSELLRSATREYANTKASLDQIQSVLNSTEVGLHQLTALVDCRSLHMDYVQALTGLCYDGVEGVIYLVLFSFVTALMFSSIVCSVPHTWPGKRTDEEDGEDESGASRGGGGGAHDNLYRVHMPSLYSCGSSYGSEASLPATAHTVSNAPVTEYMNQNANFQTPRCENTPLIGRESPPPSYTSSMRAKYLATNRPDQNRRSVPNNQLDPASRPHATARPQSSVH, from the exons atggcggccgtgGTCAACTACTCGCCGCCGTGGTGGGTGAACCTACTCCACCGCTTGCCTCATTTCAACTTGGACTTCCAGTTGGTCAGCAGCGACTTCCGGCCCCAAGACCCCGAGTATCAAAAG TCTGTGCTGCTGCTGGGCTCGGTGGCTCTGCTGTGTTTgggtctggacctcctgttcctccTTTTTTACTCCTTCTGGCTTTGCTGCCGCCGGCGCAAGAGCAAcgagtcgtcgtcgtcgtcgtcgacgCACCACGCCAACTCTCAGCGGCCCAGCGCCGACTGCTGCTGCACCGCCTGGTGCGTCATCATCGCCACCCTGGTGTGCAG CGCCGGCATCGCCGTGGGCTTCTACGGGAACGGCGAGTCCAGCGACGGCGCCAGTCGCCTGGCTTACTCCCTGCGCCACGCCAACCGCACCGTGTCGGGCATCGAGAAATtg GTGTGGGACAATGCGGCGGCGCTGAACCAGACGGTGGAGGAGAACCTGGCCCAGCTGGAGACCGTCTACCAGGAGCAGACGGACTATGTGTCCATCGTCCAGAAGCTGCAGGGACAGCTGGACGAGCTGCTCAAGCTCCTGGTCGACGTGCCCTTCTGGTCCAACACGGCCGTGTCTCTGGAGAACCTGGCCCGGCAAACCGAGGCCTTCGACTTCTACAG GTGGTTGGGCTACCTCGGCCTGCTCTTGTTCGACGTCCTCATTTGCCTCCTGGTTCTCTTCGGACTTATCCGGAACTCCAGAGGAACTCTGATCGG CGTGTGCCTGCTGGGCGTGCTGACGCTCGTCATCAGCTGGGCGTCCCTGGGCCTGGAACTGGCCGTCGCCGCG TCGGCCAGTGACTTCTGCGATTCTCCCGACGCCTACATCGCCCGCGCCACCCAGGAGAACGCCGTCATCCAGCAAG ATATTCTGCAGTATTACCTAAAGTGCAGCCCGGGACAAGTCAACCCCTTCCAGCAA agGCTGTCGGGGAGTCACAAAGCGTTGGTGGAGATGCAGGACGACGTGTCTGAGCTTTTGCGATCGGCCACGCGGGAATACGCCAACACCAAG GCGAGTCTGGACCAGATCCAGTCGGTGCTGAACTCCACGGAGGTGGGCCTGCACCAGCTGACGGCGCTGGTGGATTGTCGCAGCCTGCACATG GACTACGTGCAGGCTCTGACGGGCTTGTGCTACGACGGCGTGGAGGGCGTCATCTACTTGGTGCTCTTCTCCTTCGTCACGGCGCTCATGTTCTCCTCCATCGTCTGCAGCGTGCCGCACACCTGGCCCGGCAAGAG GACGGATGAGGAGGACGGAGAGGACGAGTCGGGCGCCTcgcggggcggcggcggcggcgctcacgATAACCTGTACCGCGTTCACATGCCCAGTCTCTACAGCTGCGGCTCCAGCTACGGTAGCGAAGCTAGCCTGCCCGCCACCGCCCACACCGTCAGCAATGCCCCCGTCACTGAGTACAT GAACCAGAACGCAAACTTTCAGACCCCCCGGTGTGAGAACACCCCTTTGATTGGCAGGGAGTCCCCTCCACCCTCT TACACCTCCAGTATGAGGGCCAAATACCTGGCCACCAACCGCCCCGACCAGAACCGCCGCTCCGTCCCCAACAACCAGCTGGACCCGGCCAGCCGGCCCCACGCAACCGCCCGGCCGCAGTCTTCGGTCCACTAG
- the ttyh3b gene encoding protein tweety homolog 3 isoform X1: protein MAAVVNYSPPWWVNLLHRLPHFNLDFQLVSSDFRPQDPEYQKSVLLLGSVALLCLGLDLLFLLFYSFWLCCRRRKSNESSSSSSTHHANSQRPSADCCCTAWCVIIATLVCSAGIAVGFYGNGESSDGASRLAYSLRHANRTVSGIEKLVWDNAAALNQTVEENLAQLETVYQEQTDYVSIVQKLQGQLDELLKLLVDVPFWSNTAVSLENLARQTEAFDFYRWLGYLGLLLFDVLICLLVLFGLIRNSRGTLIGVCLLGVLTLVISWASLGLELAVAASASDFCDSPDAYIARATQENAVIQQDILQYYLKCSPGQVNPFQQRLSGSHKALVEMQDDVSELLRSATREYANTKASLDQIQSVLNSTEVGLHQLTALVDCRSLHMDYVQALTGLCYDGVEGVIYLVLFSFVTALMFSSIVCSVPHTWPGKRTDEEDGEDESGASRGGGGGAHDNLYRVHMPSLYSCGSSYGSEASLPATAHTVSNAPVTEYMNQNANFQTPRCENTPLIGRESPPPSVSAHFLEHSPTSHAGCLPISRASNWTFVTCAGYWKVAPPIPPFTPRSGSGSFWQPGQTRIDESSTSDVCRLTKGSPSKSFSGEAAPRNPPHPAPSQPCLPPPPMFHCVHLIGGVCVLVAACTRYMLARCSG, encoded by the exons atggcggccgtgGTCAACTACTCGCCGCCGTGGTGGGTGAACCTACTCCACCGCTTGCCTCATTTCAACTTGGACTTCCAGTTGGTCAGCAGCGACTTCCGGCCCCAAGACCCCGAGTATCAAAAG TCTGTGCTGCTGCTGGGCTCGGTGGCTCTGCTGTGTTTgggtctggacctcctgttcctccTTTTTTACTCCTTCTGGCTTTGCTGCCGCCGGCGCAAGAGCAAcgagtcgtcgtcgtcgtcgtcgacgCACCACGCCAACTCTCAGCGGCCCAGCGCCGACTGCTGCTGCACCGCCTGGTGCGTCATCATCGCCACCCTGGTGTGCAG CGCCGGCATCGCCGTGGGCTTCTACGGGAACGGCGAGTCCAGCGACGGCGCCAGTCGCCTGGCTTACTCCCTGCGCCACGCCAACCGCACCGTGTCGGGCATCGAGAAATtg GTGTGGGACAATGCGGCGGCGCTGAACCAGACGGTGGAGGAGAACCTGGCCCAGCTGGAGACCGTCTACCAGGAGCAGACGGACTATGTGTCCATCGTCCAGAAGCTGCAGGGACAGCTGGACGAGCTGCTCAAGCTCCTGGTCGACGTGCCCTTCTGGTCCAACACGGCCGTGTCTCTGGAGAACCTGGCCCGGCAAACCGAGGCCTTCGACTTCTACAG GTGGTTGGGCTACCTCGGCCTGCTCTTGTTCGACGTCCTCATTTGCCTCCTGGTTCTCTTCGGACTTATCCGGAACTCCAGAGGAACTCTGATCGG CGTGTGCCTGCTGGGCGTGCTGACGCTCGTCATCAGCTGGGCGTCCCTGGGCCTGGAACTGGCCGTCGCCGCG TCGGCCAGTGACTTCTGCGATTCTCCCGACGCCTACATCGCCCGCGCCACCCAGGAGAACGCCGTCATCCAGCAAG ATATTCTGCAGTATTACCTAAAGTGCAGCCCGGGACAAGTCAACCCCTTCCAGCAA agGCTGTCGGGGAGTCACAAAGCGTTGGTGGAGATGCAGGACGACGTGTCTGAGCTTTTGCGATCGGCCACGCGGGAATACGCCAACACCAAG GCGAGTCTGGACCAGATCCAGTCGGTGCTGAACTCCACGGAGGTGGGCCTGCACCAGCTGACGGCGCTGGTGGATTGTCGCAGCCTGCACATG GACTACGTGCAGGCTCTGACGGGCTTGTGCTACGACGGCGTGGAGGGCGTCATCTACTTGGTGCTCTTCTCCTTCGTCACGGCGCTCATGTTCTCCTCCATCGTCTGCAGCGTGCCGCACACCTGGCCCGGCAAGAG GACGGATGAGGAGGACGGAGAGGACGAGTCGGGCGCCTcgcggggcggcggcggcggcgctcacgATAACCTGTACCGCGTTCACATGCCCAGTCTCTACAGCTGCGGCTCCAGCTACGGTAGCGAAGCTAGCCTGCCCGCCACCGCCCACACCGTCAGCAATGCCCCCGTCACTGAGTACAT GAACCAGAACGCAAACTTTCAGACCCCCCGGTGTGAGAACACCCCTTTGATTGGCAGGGAGTCCCCTCCACCCTCTGTAAGTGCACACTTTCTAGAACATTCCCCCACCTCGCACGCAGGCTGCCTTCCAATAAGCCGCGCTAGCAATTGGACGTTTGTTACTTGTGCGGGCTATTGGAAGGTagccccccccatccccccctTCACCCCACGGTCTGGATCAGGGTCATTTTGGCAGCCTGGGCAAACGCGAATAGACGAGTCCTCTACTTCTGATGTCTGCAGGTTGACTAAAGGGAGTCCAAGTAAGAGTTTTTCAGGCGAAGCAGCCCCTCGGAACCCGCCCCACCCCGCACCATCCCAGCcctgcctcccccctcccccaatgTTTCATTGTGTGCATTTGATTGGAGGTGTGTGTGTCCTTGTTGCGGCGTGCACTCGCTACATGCTAGCGAGATGTAGCGGGTGA
- the ttyh3b gene encoding protein tweety homolog 3 isoform X4: MAAVVNYSPPWWVNLLHRLPHFNLDFQLVSSDFRPQDPEYQKSVLLLGSVALLCLGLDLLFLLFYSFWLCCRRRKSNESSSSSSTHHANSQRPSADCCCTAWCVIIATLVCSAGIAVGFYGNGESSDGASRLAYSLRHANRTVSGIEKLVWDNAAALNQTVEENLAQLETVYQEQTDYVSIVQKLQGQLDELLKLLVDVPFWSNTAVSLENLARQTEAFDFYRWLGYLGLLLFDVLICLLVLFGLIRNSRGTLIGVCLLGVLTLVISWASLGLELAVAASASDFCDSPDAYIARATQENAVIQQDILQYYLKCSPGQVNPFQQRLSGSHKALVEMQDDVSELLRSATREYANTKASLDQIQSVLNSTEVGLHQLTALVDCRSLHMDYVQALTGLCYDGVEGVIYLVLFSFVTALMFSSIVCSVPHTWPGKSGQVEDVTLRRLKKGDLLMLANSLSYFCEKFSGKYFSLII, translated from the exons atggcggccgtgGTCAACTACTCGCCGCCGTGGTGGGTGAACCTACTCCACCGCTTGCCTCATTTCAACTTGGACTTCCAGTTGGTCAGCAGCGACTTCCGGCCCCAAGACCCCGAGTATCAAAAG TCTGTGCTGCTGCTGGGCTCGGTGGCTCTGCTGTGTTTgggtctggacctcctgttcctccTTTTTTACTCCTTCTGGCTTTGCTGCCGCCGGCGCAAGAGCAAcgagtcgtcgtcgtcgtcgtcgacgCACCACGCCAACTCTCAGCGGCCCAGCGCCGACTGCTGCTGCACCGCCTGGTGCGTCATCATCGCCACCCTGGTGTGCAG CGCCGGCATCGCCGTGGGCTTCTACGGGAACGGCGAGTCCAGCGACGGCGCCAGTCGCCTGGCTTACTCCCTGCGCCACGCCAACCGCACCGTGTCGGGCATCGAGAAATtg GTGTGGGACAATGCGGCGGCGCTGAACCAGACGGTGGAGGAGAACCTGGCCCAGCTGGAGACCGTCTACCAGGAGCAGACGGACTATGTGTCCATCGTCCAGAAGCTGCAGGGACAGCTGGACGAGCTGCTCAAGCTCCTGGTCGACGTGCCCTTCTGGTCCAACACGGCCGTGTCTCTGGAGAACCTGGCCCGGCAAACCGAGGCCTTCGACTTCTACAG GTGGTTGGGCTACCTCGGCCTGCTCTTGTTCGACGTCCTCATTTGCCTCCTGGTTCTCTTCGGACTTATCCGGAACTCCAGAGGAACTCTGATCGG CGTGTGCCTGCTGGGCGTGCTGACGCTCGTCATCAGCTGGGCGTCCCTGGGCCTGGAACTGGCCGTCGCCGCG TCGGCCAGTGACTTCTGCGATTCTCCCGACGCCTACATCGCCCGCGCCACCCAGGAGAACGCCGTCATCCAGCAAG ATATTCTGCAGTATTACCTAAAGTGCAGCCCGGGACAAGTCAACCCCTTCCAGCAA agGCTGTCGGGGAGTCACAAAGCGTTGGTGGAGATGCAGGACGACGTGTCTGAGCTTTTGCGATCGGCCACGCGGGAATACGCCAACACCAAG GCGAGTCTGGACCAGATCCAGTCGGTGCTGAACTCCACGGAGGTGGGCCTGCACCAGCTGACGGCGCTGGTGGATTGTCGCAGCCTGCACATG GACTACGTGCAGGCTCTGACGGGCTTGTGCTACGACGGCGTGGAGGGCGTCATCTACTTGGTGCTCTTCTCCTTCGTCACGGCGCTCATGTTCTCCTCCATCGTCTGCAGCGTGCCGCACACCTGGCCCGGCAAGAG TGGTCAAGTTGAGGATGTCACCTTAAGGCGATTGAAAAAGGGTGACTTGTTGATGCTGGCTAATAGCTTAAGTTACTTCTGCGAGAAGTTCTCCGGTAAGTATTTTAGTCTAATAATTTAA
- the plk1 gene encoding serine/threonine-protein kinase PLK1: MSAPTTKQQLPPAAANGGKPSSSSGPTPLKEIPEVLVDTRAKRRYTRGRFLGKGGFAKCYEITDVESQQVFAGKIVPKSLIVKPHQREKMTSEVTIHKSLDHPNIVGFRGFFEDEDFVFVVLEICKRRSLLELHKRRKAVTEPEARYYMMQLLKGVQYLHNNRIIHRDLKLGNIFLNDDMEVKIGDFGLATKIEFDGERKKTLCGTPNYIAPEVLCKKGHSYEVDVWSLGCILYTLLVGKPPFETSCLKETYNRIKKNNYTIPWHVNPAAVSLIKRMLHADPSQRPTISQMLTDDFFTSGYIPARLPTTCLTVSPRFSIAPSSDADAAQRRPLAALGNKGESENGDLKEEQMPKESEMADSNLKDLLQQLNSIIASKPSERPLVRQEEAEDPACIPIFWISKWVDYSDKYGLGYQLCDNSVGVLFNDYTRLIMYADTNSLQYINKTAQESYMTVAAYPPALNKKITLLKYFRNYMSEHLLKAGANMAPREGDELARLPYLSLWFRTKSAIVLHLSNGTVQINFFQDHTKLILCPLMSAVTYIDERRDFRTYKLSLLEEFGSSKELFNRIRYAKLMVERLMDTKAAH; encoded by the exons ATGAGTGCGCCGACCACCAAGCAGCAGCTACCGCCGGCTGCGGCGAACGGTGGCAAACCGTCGTCGTCTTCTGGCCCCACGCCGCTCAAGGAGATCCCCGAGGTGCTGGTGGACACGCGAGCGAAGCGGCGCTACACCCGCGGCCGTTTCCTGGGCAAGGGCGGCTTTGCCAAGTGCTACGAGATAACCGACGTGGAGAGCCAGCAAGTGTTCGCCGGAAAGATCGTGCCCAAATCGCTCATCGTCAAGCCGCACCAACGCGAGAAGATGACCTCGGAGGTCACCATCCATAAGAGCTTGGACCACCCCAACATCGTCGGCTTCCGGGGCTTCTTCGAGGATGAAGACTTTGTCTTTGTGGTGCTGGAGATCTGCAAGAGGAGA TCGCTGCTGGAGCTGCACAAGCGTCGCAAGGCGGTGACGGAACCCGAGGCCCGCTATTACATGATGCAGCTCCTCAAGGGTGTCCAGTACCTGCACAACAATCGCATCATCCACCGAGACCTCAAGCTGGGCAACATCTTCCTCAACGACGACATGGAAGTCAAGATCG GTGACTTTGGCCTGGCCACCAAGATCGAGTTTGACGGCGAGCGCAAAAAGACTTTGTGCGGGACGCCAAACTACATCGCGCCGGAAGTTTTGTGCAAGAAAGGACACAGCTACGAGGTGGACGTGTGGTCACTCGGGTGCATACT GTACACGCTGCTGGTGGGCAAGCCGCCGTTTGAGACGTCGTGCTTGAAGGAGACGTACAATCGCATCAAGAAGAACAACTACACCATCCCATGG caCGTGAACCCGGCGGCGGTGTCGTTGATCAAGCGCATGCTGCACGCCGACCCGAGCCAGCGGCCGACCATCTCCCAGATGCTGACGGACGACTTCTTCACGTCGGGCTACATCCCGGCGCGCCTGCCCACCACCTGCCTCACCGTGTCGCCGCGTTTCTCCATCGCGCCGTCCTCTGACGCCGACGCGGCGCAGCGGCGACCCCTCGCCGCCCTCGGCAACAAGG gggAGTCGGAGAACGGCGACCTCAAGGAAGAGCAGATGCCCAA GGAGTCGGAAATGGCCGATAGCAACCTGAAAGACTTGCTGCAGCAGCTCAACAGCATCATCGCCTCCAAACCGTCGGAGAGGCCGCTAGTACGCCAAG AGGAAGCCGAAGATCCCGCGTGCATTCCCATTTTCTGGATCAGCAAGTGGGTGGACTACTCGGACAAGTACGGGTTAG GCTACCAGCTGTGCGACAACAGCGTCGGCGTCTTGTTCAACGACTACACGCGTCTCATCATGTACGCCGACACCAACAGTCTGCAGTACATCAACAAGACGGCCCAGGAGTCCTACATGACCGTCGCCGCCTACCCGCCGGCGCTCAACAAGAAG ATCACCCTGCTGAAGTACTTCCGCAACTACATGAGCGAGCACCTGCTGAAGGCGGGCGCCAACATGGCGCCGCGGGAGGGTGACGAGCTGGCACGGCTGCCCTACCTGTCGCTGTGGTTCCGCACCAAGAGCGCCATCGTGCTGCACCTCAGCAACGGCACCGTGCAGATCAACTTCTTCCAG GACCACACAAAGCTGATCCTGTGCCCGCTGATGTCGGCGGTGACGTACATCGACGAGCGTCGGGACTTCCGCACGTACAAGCTGTCCCTGCTGGAGGAGTTTGGCAGCTCCAAGGAGCTCTTCAACCGCATTCGTTACGCCAAACTcatggtggagaggctgatggACACCAAAGCCGCGCACTAA
- the ttyh3b gene encoding protein tweety homolog 3 isoform X3 → MAAVVNYSPPWWVNLLHRLPHFNLDFQLVSSDFRPQDPEYQKSVLLLGSVALLCLGLDLLFLLFYSFWLCCRRRKSNESSSSSSTHHANSQRPSADCCCTAWCVIIATLVCSAGIAVGFYGNGESSDGASRLAYSLRHANRTVSGIEKLVWDNAAALNQTVEENLAQLETVYQEQTDYVSIVQKLQGQLDELLKLLVDVPFWSNTAVSLENLARQTEAFDFYRWLGYLGLLLFDVLICLLVLFGLIRNSRGTLIGVCLLGVLTLVISWASLGLELAVAASASDFCDSPDAYIARATQENAVIQQDILQYYLKCSPGQVNPFQQRLSGSHKALVEMQDDVSELLRSATREYANTKASLDQIQSVLNSTEVGLHQLTALVDCRSLHMDYVQALTGLCYDGVEGVIYLVLFSFVTALMFSSIVCSVPHTWPGKRTDEEDGEDESGASRGGGGGAHDNLYRVHMPSLYSCGSSYGTRTQTFRPPGVRTPL, encoded by the exons atggcggccgtgGTCAACTACTCGCCGCCGTGGTGGGTGAACCTACTCCACCGCTTGCCTCATTTCAACTTGGACTTCCAGTTGGTCAGCAGCGACTTCCGGCCCCAAGACCCCGAGTATCAAAAG TCTGTGCTGCTGCTGGGCTCGGTGGCTCTGCTGTGTTTgggtctggacctcctgttcctccTTTTTTACTCCTTCTGGCTTTGCTGCCGCCGGCGCAAGAGCAAcgagtcgtcgtcgtcgtcgtcgacgCACCACGCCAACTCTCAGCGGCCCAGCGCCGACTGCTGCTGCACCGCCTGGTGCGTCATCATCGCCACCCTGGTGTGCAG CGCCGGCATCGCCGTGGGCTTCTACGGGAACGGCGAGTCCAGCGACGGCGCCAGTCGCCTGGCTTACTCCCTGCGCCACGCCAACCGCACCGTGTCGGGCATCGAGAAATtg GTGTGGGACAATGCGGCGGCGCTGAACCAGACGGTGGAGGAGAACCTGGCCCAGCTGGAGACCGTCTACCAGGAGCAGACGGACTATGTGTCCATCGTCCAGAAGCTGCAGGGACAGCTGGACGAGCTGCTCAAGCTCCTGGTCGACGTGCCCTTCTGGTCCAACACGGCCGTGTCTCTGGAGAACCTGGCCCGGCAAACCGAGGCCTTCGACTTCTACAG GTGGTTGGGCTACCTCGGCCTGCTCTTGTTCGACGTCCTCATTTGCCTCCTGGTTCTCTTCGGACTTATCCGGAACTCCAGAGGAACTCTGATCGG CGTGTGCCTGCTGGGCGTGCTGACGCTCGTCATCAGCTGGGCGTCCCTGGGCCTGGAACTGGCCGTCGCCGCG TCGGCCAGTGACTTCTGCGATTCTCCCGACGCCTACATCGCCCGCGCCACCCAGGAGAACGCCGTCATCCAGCAAG ATATTCTGCAGTATTACCTAAAGTGCAGCCCGGGACAAGTCAACCCCTTCCAGCAA agGCTGTCGGGGAGTCACAAAGCGTTGGTGGAGATGCAGGACGACGTGTCTGAGCTTTTGCGATCGGCCACGCGGGAATACGCCAACACCAAG GCGAGTCTGGACCAGATCCAGTCGGTGCTGAACTCCACGGAGGTGGGCCTGCACCAGCTGACGGCGCTGGTGGATTGTCGCAGCCTGCACATG GACTACGTGCAGGCTCTGACGGGCTTGTGCTACGACGGCGTGGAGGGCGTCATCTACTTGGTGCTCTTCTCCTTCGTCACGGCGCTCATGTTCTCCTCCATCGTCTGCAGCGTGCCGCACACCTGGCCCGGCAAGAG GACGGATGAGGAGGACGGAGAGGACGAGTCGGGCGCCTcgcggggcggcggcggcggcgctcacgATAACCTGTACCGCGTTCACATGCCCAGTCTCTACAGCTGCGGCTCCAGCTACG GAACCAGAACGCAAACTTTCAGACCCCCCGGTGTGAGAACACCCCTTTGA
- the iqce gene encoding IQ domain-containing protein E has product MSGGASDIPTDEDCEVSPDNGFSYSDDFSKKTPKKKLGKPPPSLRSPYLSSMNVHARKAAMSAWKLPWTSLCDTPGGETHSTRFTSLSNHRDRRSEWDMTPDFPRHTLPSRKHHHSAPNVARDKEEMHHEITLLKKSLNEQKSDNQKMKVKLRRLEDDNAKREKQLEEFLDPTNRSEYIRSLVDKKPEGSVVVNGLKQRILKLEQQCREKENVISHLQSELRTTNLQEMKMTVKKYFEEIQRLKLLLEASEKSGIAEGKVFRRQQKALSSTVLRLSEDLKQLQLDNATLREELDTERPAAGIKGYKEWSRYRLLRRLLELEKRLEERPPLKARNQSDRECQTAPVHLAHQETQTAPAKLSNLAVQTEDVTTQTTKEKEVFDLRGRVERLEAERTQLQQALASKQEDDRQTRTRQQDAEEETRRHGDDEARELRAEKEELEKRLERWRAEQTSERELERRRHREEVQLLTRKREQEDERWRGQLESERRQQEQELEQLRKLVEILKEKGNQSRDESRASAHRDDTDKDDDECDEEEEGHDRGEPDTETRASGGNNKSEAGDSTIPPGGGVLDDESLVSIQAAFRGHLTRTQHLTHSLPNQMTFHTNASAAKRSSDKEAPWPASRTHKPLTPPKDAAQSEVDAGDDAYSENSDDSDDIIVAESYPRRNREARIL; this is encoded by the exons atGTCAGGGGGGGCGAGCGACATCCCGACCGATGAAGACTGCGAGGTGTCG CCAGACAATGGCTTCTCGTACTCTGACGATTTTTCGAAAAAG aCACCAAAGAAGAAACTGGGCAAGCCTCCGCCTTCCCTCA GGTCCCCGTACCTGTCCAGCATGAACGTGCACGCCAGGAAAGCAGCCATGTCCGCCTGGAAGCTCCCGTGGACGTCGCTCTGTGACACGCCCGGCGGGGAGACCCACTCGACTCGCTTCACGTCCCTCAGCAACCACCGCG atcgcCGATCTGAGTGGGACATGACACCGGATTTCCCCAGACACACTTTGCCCAGCCGCAAGCATCATCATTCAGCGCCCAACG TTGCCAGAGACAAGGAGGAAATGCATCACGAGATCACGCTCCTCAAGAAG AGTCTCAACGAGCAGAAGTCTGACAACCAGAAGATGAAAGTCAAACTTCGCCGTCTGGAAGATGACAACGCCAAAAGGGagaagcagctggaggagttccTGGATCCCACCAAT AGGTCCGAGTACATTCGCAGCCTGGTGGACAAGAAACCCGAGGGCAGTGTG GTGGTGAACGGACTGAAGCAGAGGATCCTCAAGCTGGAGCAGCAGTGTCGAGAGAAGGAGAACGTCATCAG CCACCTGCAGAGCGAGCTGAGGACCACCAACCTGCAGGAGATGAAGATGACCGTGAAGAAGTACTTTGAGGAG ATCCAGAGACTCAAGTTGCTCCTGGAAGCGTCGGAGAAAAG CGGAATAGCAGAGGGTAAAGTTTTCCGCAGGCAGCAGAAGGCGCTGAGCTCCACCGTGCTGCGTCTGTCCGAGGACCTCAAACAGCTGCAGCTGGACAACGCCACGCTCAGGGAGGAGCTGGACACCGAGCGTCCGGCCGCCGGCATCAAAG GCTACAAGGAGTGGAGCAGATATAGACTCTTGAGGAGACTGCTTGAACTGGAAAAG AGACTGGAAGAGAGACCCCCCCTCAAAGCGAGGAATCAATCGGACCGGGAGTGTCAGACCGCGCCCGTCCACCTCGCGCACCAGGAAACTCAGACCGCGCCAGCCAAGCTCTCCAACCTGGCGGTCCAAACAGAGGACGTGACGACGCAGACCACCAAGGAGAAGGAGGTGTTCGACCTACGTGGACGCGTGGAGCGGCTGGAGGCGGAGAGGACGCAGCTGCAGCAGGCGCTGGCCAGCAAACA GGAGGACGACAGACAGACGAGGACACGGCAGCAAGATGCGGAAGAAGAAACCCGACGGCACGGCGA CGACGAAGCCAGAGAGTTGAGGGCGGAAAAGGAAGAGCTGGAAAAGCGACTGGAGCGCTGGAGAGCCGAGCAGACGAGCGAGCGGGAATTAGAGCGGCGACGCCACCG GGAGGAAGTGCAGCTGCTGACGAGGAAAAGGGAGCAAGAGGACGAACGATGGCGAGGCCAACTGGAAAGCGAGCGGCGGCAGCAGGA ACAGGAATTGGAGCAGCTGAGGAAACTGGTGGAGATCCTCAAGGAGAAGGGAAACCAGTCCCGTGACGAAAGCCGGGCCAGTGCGCACCGGGATGACACGGACAAAGATGACGACGAGTGTGACGAAGAGGAAGAAGGACACGACCGCGGCGAGCCGGATACGGAGACCCGGGCCTCCGGCGGGAACAACAAAAGTGAG GCTGGTGATTCCACCATTCCGCCGGGCGGAGGAGTCCTGGATGACGAGTCCTTGGTCAGTATCCAGGCTGCGTTCAGGGGCCACCTGACTCGCACGCAACACCTTACGCACAG TTTGCCAAACCAGATGACGTTCCACACAAACGCCAGCGCCGCTAAAAGGAGTTCGGACAAGGAAGCGCCGTGGCCTGCCTCCAGGACGCACAAACCGCTGACGCCCCCTAAAG ACGCAGCCCAGTCAGAGGTGGACGCCGGAGACGATGCCTATTCGGAGAACTCTGACGATTCGGACGACATCATCGTGGCAGAGTCGTACCCTCGGAGAAACAGAGAGGCCCGGATCCTGTGA